GAGTTGGAAGATGTCCCGCCGGGTAATACCCTGATATTTTCTGCCCACGGCGTGTCGCAAAGCGTGCGCCAGGATGCCGAGGCCCGTGGCCTGACGATTTTTGATGCTACCTGTCCACTGGTGACCAAGGTGCATATAGAAGTGGCCAAGATGCGCAAGGAAGGCCGCGAAATCATCATGATAGGCCACCATGGTCACCCTGAAGTAGAGGGCACGATGGGGCAGGCTAATGAGGGCATGTATCTGGTGGAAACTGTGGCTGATGTCGCCAGTCTGAAAGTAAAAAATGCAGATATGCTGGCTTTTGTGTCGCAAACCACATTGTCTGTTGATGACACCGCAGAAATTATAGATGCTTTGAAAAAGCGCTTTCCTTTGATCAGTGAGCCAAAAAAGGGCGACATCTGCTATGCCACGACCAACCGGCAAGAGGCGGTGAAATTCATGGCGCCGCAAGTTGATCTGGTACTGGTGGTTGGAAGCCCGAACAGTTCCAATTCCAACCGTTTGCGCGAAGTCGCCGAAAAGAAAGGTGTGACCGCCTATATGGTCGATAATGCCAGCCAGATCAAACCTGAATGGCTGGAAAACAGCTTGCGCATAGGCGTGACTGCCGGTGCATCTGCACCGGAAGTGCTGGTGCAAGAGGTGATTGC
This is a stretch of genomic DNA from Undibacterium sp. KW1. It encodes these proteins:
- the ispH gene encoding 4-hydroxy-3-methylbut-2-enyl diphosphate reductase, translated to MDKEILLAQPRGFCAGVDRAIEIVERALQQFGAPIYVRHEIVHNAYVVNDLKNKGAIFIEELEDVPPGNTLIFSAHGVSQSVRQDAEARGLTIFDATCPLVTKVHIEVAKMRKEGREIIMIGHHGHPEVEGTMGQANEGMYLVETVADVASLKVKNADMLAFVSQTTLSVDDTAEIIDALKKRFPLISEPKKGDICYATTNRQEAVKFMAPQVDLVLVVGSPNSSNSNRLREVAEKKGVTAYMVDNASQIKPEWLENSLRIGVTAGASAPEVLVQEVIASLRQLGARSVRALDGVEEAVTFPMPKGLAAAKV